Within Butyrivibrio fibrisolvens, the genomic segment AAATGTTGAACTTGACTACCATTTTTGGCCCAACGATCAGGAATGCGTGCTGGTAAAAGGCGATGCTGATCAGGACCGTCCAAATATGCTTCCGGAGGATTATAGATGATAAATGTAGCGGAAATGCTTGCTGATGCTGTACAGAAATGCCCTAATAAGTTGGCGGTTATGGATTCGAATACATCATTAACATATAGACAACTTTACTCATGCGCTAAAGATTTATCTGATAGCATTAAAAAACATATGTCTGGTATCCAAAAACCGATTTTGGTATTAACCTCAAAATCTGTTTGGAGTATAGTTTCATTTTGGGGAGTTGTATTATCTGGTAATTTCTATGTGCCAGTTGATGAAAATATACCTCAAGAACGAATTAAGCAATATATAAGTTTGGTTAACCCGGTGATGGTAATAAATGCATCTTCCAAAGAAAAGTGGCAGGAGGTAGATGCCCTTAATATTTGCAAGAAGATTAAAACATATAATTCTCCTCCGAAATATGAGAAAAGGATTATAGACTCAGATCCACTGTATGTGGTGTTTACATCAGGAAGCACCGGAGTTCCCAAGGCGGTCATAAAGAGTCACAGATCAGTGATAGCATTTATAGAATCATTTTCAGCTATCTTTGAAATAAACCAAAAAGATATTTTGGGCAATCAGACGTCCTTTGATTTTGATGTGTCCGCTAAAGATATTTTCCTGTCTGTTTACGCAAAGGCAACGATGTGCATTATTCCATCTATATGCTTTTTGGTACCTTCATTACTTGCACCTTTTTTAATCAAGAATAAAGTTACCACACTGATCTGGTCAGCGGCTGCTGTGAAGCATGTAGCTAGGATGAACTGTTTTCGCGATGTCACTCTTGAGACTATATCCAAGGTCTTCTTCTCAGGAGAGACTATGCAGGTCGCAAGTATAAAATATTGGCAGGAACACTGTTCAAGCGCGATGTATGTCAATATGTATGCACCAAGCGAAGTTACCGGTAATTGTTTATATCATATAGTCGATAAAGAAGATGAGCAAGAGGATAATGTACCATTGTCGGATACTTTCCCAAATGTTGAAGTATTAATTTGCAAAAACAGTAAGATTGTAAAAGACAATGAAAAAGGGGAGATATATATAAGGGGAGCTTTTTTGGCTAATGGATATTACAATAACGCGAAGACAACAAGGCGCGTTTTCATTCAGAATCCGCTTTGCTCAACTCATAGAGATTATGTTTATAAAACAGGTGATATGGCATTAAAGAGAGACGGGAAGATATATTTCATAGGGCGAAAGGATAATCAGATCAAGCATCTTGGGCATAGAATAGAATTAGAAGAAATTGAAAAGAATGTATTCACAGCTCTTGGGTGTAGTGAAGGATGCGCTCTGTATGATAAGAGCTTAGAGAAAATAGTATTATTACTTCCGAGAATGGAGTTAAAAAAATCTGAGTTGTTCATTGCTTTAAAAAGGTGTGTCCCAAAGTACATGATTCCGGATGAGATAATTACCATAGATAAGATGCCATACAATGAACGTGGAAAAATTGACAGAAAAAAAGCCTTTATGATGTATATGGAGAAGAATGCAAATGAATAAAGAAGTTGAGACTATGTTGAAACAGATAAGGCCAGATATAGATTTCCGAAAGGAAAATAAACTACTGTCAGATGGAATTTTGGACTCGTTTGATTTCATTCAAATAATATCAAAGTTAGTTGATGTGTTTGAGATAGAGGTGGATCCGATGGACGTTACAGCGGATGATTTTGATAGTGCAGAGAAGATTGCTGCATTTATAAAGAGTAAAAAACGTTAAGGATACAAAAATATTGAGGATAGGAATAAACGTTTTGATGAGATAGTGTCTTAGCTAGTTCACTATTTATGCAATCTCAAAGCTTAATATTTATCCTGAATTATTTACGGCTTAATTACAAAGCCGCATAAATACTGTATTTATACTGCATATTGATTTCACTTAATAAGTGAAATCTTAGGAGTATTAATAAAGCCCCAATTCTGTTAAAATTTTAGGTGACGAATCCAAAACCAAAACAGAAAAGAGGCTTTATATGTCTAGTTTAGATTACACAACCTTAGAAAGCAATAAGCGTTTTAGATTATATTTTGATGGAGGCGATTAATTCTCCGATGCTGGTTTTCTACATATAAAGGAGTTTATCAGCAAACTGCACTTTGACAAGCTGATAAGCAGCATATTTCACACCAATGATTTTTCAAAACGCAGAACCCACAAGGATGATGCCAATCTAAAAAGTCCTGAATCTATCTTTCTGGATCTGGATTCTACACTACTTGATACATGCGGTAAACAGGAAGGTGAAGACTTCAACTTTCATTATCAGAAGCATAGTTATCGTCCGCTTATCTGTTATGACGGTCTGACTAGCGACCTTTTGAAAATTCAACTCCGTATAATAAACAATATAATGCCATATATTAGCACTTTTCATGCTATGAGTTGTATGATATTATCATCTTACAAGTTTTTAGCGGGAGAAAAGTTAATGGAGACTAATATATCACAGGCATTGGATATCACTTCTGATAGAGCCAGGTATGACGAGAGTATAAAGGAGATTTTGGCTGATAAGCAGATTTTAGCAAGGATTCTTAAGTACACTCTTGATGAGTTTGAGAATTTGGAACTTGATACCATAATTGCTAATATTGACGAGCCTGAAATTTCTCGTGTAAGGATTGAACCTGGGCATACAAATACTGAGAAGATCAAGAAGTGTGCAGAGGAGGATAATGTTCCGGGAGAAGGCAAGATTTTCTTTGACATAAGATTTTCTGTATATCATGGGACTGAGCAGATTAAGGTTCTTATCAATATCGAGGCTCAGAAAAGTTCCAGAGCATCTAAACTGGGATACCATCTTGATAATAGAATTATTTACTATTTGAGTCGTATGATATCGGCCCAGAAGGAAGTCGAGTTTAACAGATCGGACTATGATGATTTGAAGGCGGTTCGCAGTATCTGGATATGCATGGACGCAGCTGACGATGAAGATTCCATAAATCGAATTGTGCTGTCGCAGGATACAGTATTTGGCAAAAATATGGACCTTACTAATCTTAGTAAGGTTCAAGGTGTTATAATCAGATTAAGAAGTAATGAAAATTCTGAAGTATCTAAGAATACGCTCATAGCTATGCTGGAAGAGTTATTAAAGAAAGAATCTGCGGATATTAAGAAAAAGCGACTTTCAGAGAATTTCGGACTTGTAATGGATGCCGAGACTGAAAGGAGGATGGATATAATGTGCAATCTTAGTGAAGTGATGATTGAACAAGGAATAGAGAAAGGAATAGAAAAAGGAATAGAAGCGTTTATCGCTGATAAGTTAGAAGATGAAGTATCTTCGGATATCATTATTCATAAATTGGAGAAGAGATTTAATCTTTCATATGACAAAGCTTGCGAGTATCTTAGAAAGTATTCGGAAAGTGTTACTGAAAAATCAGATTAACTACGCCTGTAAAGGCTTCGGGGATGCTGGTACATCCAAATGGCAGTTTTAGAAACTAAATCTTTTTGTTATCCGGAGTTGCCACTATAAATGGGTATATAGGATTATATATGTATAGAATAGCTGTTTTTACAGGATCAAGAGCAGAATATGGCCTACTCAAAAATATAATGGGCATGATAGCTTCAGATAGTGAGCTTGAACTTGTCACATTGGTATCAGGGTCTCACTTGGAAGACAAGTTTGGTCATACTATAGATGAGATAATTCAAGATGGTTTTAAAATAGATTATGAAATACCTATGAATCTATCCTCAGATACTACTGATGCTATTATTCATTCTATGGCAACTGAACTTGATAGATTGGCTTTCATTTTTAAATCAGAAAGATTTGATATGCTTATCGTTTTGGGAGACAGGTATGAGCTATTGCCGGTTTGCATCAGTGCTTTGATAAGCCGTATCCCCATTGCTCATATTCATGGAGGCGAGATAAGCCTTGGAGCAATTGATGATTCTATAAGGCATAGCATTACCAAGATGGCAACATTGCATTTTACTGCAACTGCAGAATACAGAAATCGTGTTATACAAATGGGTGAAGAGCCCGATAGGGTATTTAATGTTGGAGCTCCCGGTATTGAAAATATTGACAAAGTGCCTTTGATGAGTCAAAAAGAGTTATCAGATAAATATGATATTGTTTTTGATAAGCCTATAATAATGGTTACATTTCATCCGGCTACTGCTAAGGAAGATAATGCTCTACTACAATTTAAAAATCTTCTTGAAGTTATAGAATCTCATGATGAGTATAATTATATATTTACGTATGCCAATTCCGATGCCCAGGGACAGGGGATTAATTCTATGATAGATGATTTTTGTGCAGGACACTCAGAATGCAAATCCTTTAAATCAATGGGGCATACAGGATATTTGAGTATGCTTAAGTATGCTTATTTAGTTCTCGGGAATTCCTCAAGCGGTATTATAGAAGTCCCTTCTTTTGGTATACCTACTGTCAACGTAGGAGTAAGGCAGGAAGGAAGACTTAGAGCAGATTCTGTAATAGATTGTCAGGCAGATGTAGGAGAGATAGAAGCTGCAATAAGGCTTGCAGCTTCTGATAAGTTTCGTAAGATATGTAATAATACGGTAAATCCCTATTCAGGGAATAACACTTCACAGACAATTGTTAATGAAATAAAAAAATTTCTACGTACAGGTAAAGGAATACAGAAAAGATTTTATGACCTTAGATGAATGATCATAACTTATCTATTTCAATAAGTTCATCAGCAGTATAATTTTTTGTGGCCTTTTTTCCTATTACATCAGGCCATTTCATAGGATTTAGCCCTGTGCCCGGACGCTTGGTTGTTATATTATTTTCAGTAAAAGTATCTCCTTTTTTTATATCGGTTTTCGCGACTATACTTTTTCTAACAACTGATTTATTCTGTGACTCAGCATTCTGTATTACTTTTATTCCATCGCCCAGCGAATCTTCTACATTTCTTATTGCATCAACCATTTCTTTTAATTCATTTGGTTCAAGACTTGCTTTATGATCGGGACCTTCCATATTCCGGTCTAGAGTAAAGTGTTTTTCAATTATAGAAGCGCCCATTGCTACAGCAGCAATAGGAATACTGATACCTTTTGTATGATCAGAATATCCTACAGGTACATTGAATCTTGTTTTAAGAGTATTCATAGCTTTTAAATTAACTGAATCAAATGGTGCCGGATACTCTGTAGTACAGTGAAGAAGGCTTATATCACAAGCTCCGTTAAGGCGAAGGAGACTTACAGCAGCTTCAACCTCATCCAGACTGCTCATGCCGGTGGACAGAATGACTTTTTTATGAGTCTTTGCTATTTCTACAAGATATGGATAATCAGTAATTTCTCCGGATGGGATTTTCCAAAAATTAACCAGATCATCCAGAAAGTGTATACTCTCGATATCAAAAGGTGTAGAGAGAAACTCTATTGCCTTGTTATCACAATACTTTTTTAAGGTTTCAAAATCCTCATAAGATAGGGAAAGTCTGGATAGCATTTCTTTCTGGCTTTCATCCTTGCCGGTGTTTTTTTTCTGATAATCTGCAAGTGATGCAGCACGAGAAACAAGACTGTCAACTTTAAAGGTTTGGAATTTTACAACATCACAGCCTGCTTCGCATGCAGTATCTATAAGCTTTTTAGCAATGTTGATATCGCCGTTATGATTGACACCGGCCTCGGCGATTATAAGTGTTTTACTCATAAGAGCCTCCCTTTATGTGAAGTCTATCAAATTTTAATTGCAGGAATACCTATATATGTTCCGGGATTTGTTATATTCCTGGTTACGACAGAACCTGCCCCGACGATTACATTGTCAGTAATACTCAGCGTTTGTAGGATAGTTGCATTTGATCCTATCATACAGCTTCTTCCGATGTGTGCTTCACCGCAGAGCGCAGCTCCTATTGCTATATGCGTATAATCATCTATAACGCAGTCATGCTCTATTATTGATCCGGAATTGATTATGGCCATTTTGCCGATATGGGCTTTTGAATTTACAACTGAGTTTTTTCCTATAAATGAACCTTCACCTATTACCGCATCTGAGGCTATTGAAGCAGTTTTATCTACTATTACCGGAAACTCAAAACCTATAGAAACAAGCTTATTATGAAGATTTTCTCTAAGAGAATTTTTACCAAGATATCCTATTCCCATACATGCGTATCGTATACCGCTGTCAAATAAATCTTTATAGTCGTCATCAGTACCTATGACTTTATAATTGCGATAGCAAGTCTTATCAGATTTAATTTTATCTACGAATCCGGCAATTTCATATTCATTTGCTGATTCTATAGAGTCAATAATAGATCTTGCATGGCCTCCGCAACCTATAATGATTATTTTTTTCATAACCGGTCTCCATATGAATGTACGGATATTAGAAACAATGCCTATGTCTTGATTTTATCATCATTGCATTTATCGGACAAGGGAATGGGATATAGTATAATTTGTTATTATAATCTGATAAAATATAAATGACTGATGACTAATAACTGGTGACTATGTCCCGAACATGCCAAAGGAGCGCTTATGTTTTCTCTTGATAAGTTCATTAATGACAATGTTACACTTAGACAAGAAAGTATGTTTTTGGTAGATATAAATTCACATAAAAGTGAAATGGATGATGCTATCTGTAATAGAAGTGTTCTTGTAATAGGTGGAGCAGGATCAATAGGCAGTTCTTTTATCAGGTCAATTCTTCCGTTTAAACCCAAAACTCTTGTAGTTGTAGATATAAATGAAAATGGTATTGCTGAGCTTACAAGAAGCTTGCGATCAGCATTCGGGATGTATATTCCTGATGATTATACTACTTATCCTATGGACTATTCCTCGGACTCTTTTGAGAAGATGGTTAGAAGCCGCGGAGGTTTTGATATAGTTGCCAATTTTTCTGCTCACAAGCATGTCAGATCAGAAAAGGATATTTTTTCTATTGAAGCGCTTTTGACCAATAATGTATTGCATCTTAGAAAGCTAATGGATTTATTGACTAAGTATCCTCCAAGAACCTATTTTTGTGTATCAACTGATAAGGCTGCAAATCCTGTTAATATAATGGGTGCGAGTAAACGCATTATGGAAGATGTTATTTTCAGCTATTCGGATATATTTCCTGTTAAGACGGCAAGATTTGCTAATGTTGCCTTTTCAAATGGTTCGCTCCC encodes:
- a CDS encoding AMP-binding protein, translating into MINVAEMLADAVQKCPNKLAVMDSNTSLTYRQLYSCAKDLSDSIKKHMSGIQKPILVLTSKSVWSIVSFWGVVLSGNFYVPVDENIPQERIKQYISLVNPVMVINASSKEKWQEVDALNICKKIKTYNSPPKYEKRIIDSDPLYVVFTSGSTGVPKAVIKSHRSVIAFIESFSAIFEINQKDILGNQTSFDFDVSAKDIFLSVYAKATMCIIPSICFLVPSLLAPFLIKNKVTTLIWSAAAVKHVARMNCFRDVTLETISKVFFSGETMQVASIKYWQEHCSSAMYVNMYAPSEVTGNCLYHIVDKEDEQEDNVPLSDTFPNVEVLICKNSKIVKDNEKGEIYIRGAFLANGYYNNAKTTRRVFIQNPLCSTHRDYVYKTGDMALKRDGKIYFIGRKDNQIKHLGHRIELEEIEKNVFTALGCSEGCALYDKSLEKIVLLLPRMELKKSELFIALKRCVPKYMIPDEIITIDKMPYNERGKIDRKKAFMMYMEKNANE
- a CDS encoding acyl carrier protein, producing the protein MNKEVETMLKQIRPDIDFRKENKLLSDGILDSFDFIQIISKLVDVFEIEVDPMDVTADDFDSAEKIAAFIKSKKR
- the neuC gene encoding UDP-N-acetylglucosamine 2-epimerase translates to MYRIAVFTGSRAEYGLLKNIMGMIASDSELELVTLVSGSHLEDKFGHTIDEIIQDGFKIDYEIPMNLSSDTTDAIIHSMATELDRLAFIFKSERFDMLIVLGDRYELLPVCISALISRIPIAHIHGGEISLGAIDDSIRHSITKMATLHFTATAEYRNRVIQMGEEPDRVFNVGAPGIENIDKVPLMSQKELSDKYDIVFDKPIIMVTFHPATAKEDNALLQFKNLLEVIESHDEYNYIFTYANSDAQGQGINSMIDDFCAGHSECKSFKSMGHTGYLSMLKYAYLVLGNSSSGIIEVPSFGIPTVNVGVRQEGRLRADSVIDCQADVGEIEAAIRLAASDKFRKICNNTVNPYSGNNTSQTIVNEIKKFLRTGKGIQKRFYDLR
- the neuB gene encoding N-acetylneuraminate synthase, whose protein sequence is MSKTLIIAEAGVNHNGDINIAKKLIDTACEAGCDVVKFQTFKVDSLVSRAASLADYQKKNTGKDESQKEMLSRLSLSYEDFETLKKYCDNKAIEFLSTPFDIESIHFLDDLVNFWKIPSGEITDYPYLVEIAKTHKKVILSTGMSSLDEVEAAVSLLRLNGACDISLLHCTTEYPAPFDSVNLKAMNTLKTRFNVPVGYSDHTKGISIPIAAVAMGASIIEKHFTLDRNMEGPDHKASLEPNELKEMVDAIRNVEDSLGDGIKVIQNAESQNKSVVRKSIVAKTDIKKGDTFTENNITTKRPGTGLNPMKWPDVIGKKATKNYTADELIEIDKL
- a CDS encoding acetyltransferase, which gives rise to MKKIIIIGCGGHARSIIDSIESANEYEIAGFVDKIKSDKTCYRNYKVIGTDDDYKDLFDSGIRYACMGIGYLGKNSLRENLHNKLVSIGFEFPVIVDKTASIASDAVIGEGSFIGKNSVVNSKAHIGKMAIINSGSIIEHDCVIDDYTHIAIGAALCGEAHIGRSCMIGSNATILQTLSITDNVIVGAGSVVTRNITNPGTYIGIPAIKI
- a CDS encoding polysaccharide biosynthesis protein, which translates into the protein MFSLDKFINDNVTLRQESMFLVDINSHKSEMDDAICNRSVLVIGGAGSIGSSFIRSILPFKPKTLVVVDINENGIAELTRSLRSAFGMYIPDDYTTYPMDYSSDSFEKMVRSRGGFDIVANFSAHKHVRSEKDIFSIEALLTNNVLHLRKLMDLLTKYPPRTYFCVSTDKAANPVNIMGASKRIMEDVIFSYSDIFPVKTARFANVAFSNGSLPDGFLKRLSCGQPLSAPVDVKRYFVSPIESGHICMLACMLGNNREIFFPKLNENQMMSFDKIATRLLNEFGYTPYLCSSDEEAVKLAHDIEAGIFTPDMIDGLMPYPVHFEKSDTSGEKLYEEFYTDSESVVLDRLSALGVIVDKSIPDKNRLCILYNQLEEAFNDPDIQKNNIVDIISNYLPEFSHIETGRSLDSKM